In the Chloroflexota bacterium genome, CTGGCCAGCGGCGCGCTCTTGATTGCGTACAGTCTGATCGCCAATATGCGGTCTCCCGGCATCGTAAATGGTCCGCACCGCGACTTGGATGACATCGGCATTTGGTTTATCTGGGGCTTGCTGCTGTTTGCTGCAAGCATGCTGGGCGTATTTCTGCACTTGTCCCGCTGGTGGTCCCTGCCGACAAGGGTCATGTGCTTGCTTGCTGTGTTCGGACCAGTCCTATCAATGCTATCCGGTCTGCTCAGCGACTACTTTCTCGTTTTCATAGCAGGCTACTTATTGATGGTCGGTGGTCTGCTCTTCACCGGTGTGCTGCTGCTGCGCCAGCAGGGCATGCAGATGTTCGGGTGGCTGCTGCTCAGCATCGGCGGCTCGTGTCTCTTCTTCAATTCGGAAGATGCGCGCGTGCTGTTTCTCGCCATCGCCGGCATGTTGATCATGGCGCTGTCGGTGGTGCTCATCAGGGGAGTACCGCAAGATAGGAGCGAACCGCCGCTGGCGGCATAGTCGGTCGCGACGCTGCTCCGCGACACCTCCATCAGTCAGCTCGTTTTTTTCAGAATCGCCGCAAACCGCTTCATCCGGCGGTTCCTCGTTTTGAGGGAAAGGGAGGAAGGGTTATGAGAAGGATTCTGGTATGGGGTGCGCTGATCGGGTTCTGCCTGGCGGCATGGGCGGGCAGCGCGGCGGCGCAGACGGCGAGCGCCACCGCCGAGTTGAAGAACGCCGCAGGTCAGGTAGTCGGCACGGCGACGCTCGTGCAGGCGTCGGGCGGCGTGCGCGTGACAGCCAGCGTGAAAGGGTTGCAGGCTGGCAAGCACGGCATTCACATCCATGCCGTGGGTAAATGCGAAGGTCCCGACTTCACAACCGCCGGCGGGCACTTCAACCCGGACGGCAAACAACACGGCGCGCAGAACCCGGCTGGAGCGCATGCAGGCGATCTGCCGAACCTGACCGTCGCCGTCGATGGCAGCGGCGCGTATGATGCGACCGCGGCGAAGGCAACGCTGGCGAGCGGAGCGCCCAATTCATTGTTTGACGCCGACGGCAGCGCCCTCGTGATTCACCTGAGTGAAGACGATGAGAAAACGGATCCGACCGGCAACAGCGGTGCACGCATCGCCTGCGGCGTGATTGCGCTCTCCGTACTGCCGCAGTCCGGCGCAGACGGCACGCTGCCCGCGCCGCTGTGGCTTGCGGCCATTGTGGGGGCATGCGCGGCGCTGGGTGCCGCCTGGCGCTTGCGTCGCGCATAGCGCCCGGCAGACATGGCTAGTCGCGATGCGCCCGCGTGTGCGGGCGCATCGCTTTTTTCTTGCGAGGACGACGCTCGCCACGCGCTAGCGCGCGTGAGGTCAGTCGGCCCATGCCATTCTCCGGCTGGACGCCTAACACACGCTTCGCTATGCATTTGAGTCTCGGTCTGGACTTGTTGTTACGGGTGTTCCTGCAGCTGATCCGGCGGTAGGCATATGCGGGCAAACAGTGGGACTATGATCCTATTGCGTTTGCGTCCCAACTGTGTTTGACAAACACCCGCATAAGTACCATGATACATATTGAATTACGGCTGCGAGCGCCCGCGCGGGCGCCTCGCTATTGCGCGTTGCTAAAAGGAGGGCATCTATGAATGTGCAACGCAGGTTATTCGTCGCTCTTGCTCTCGTTCTCTCCGTGGCGACGCTCCTTGCGGCGCCGGCGGCGCTGCAGGCCGCCGTGAACGAGCCCGGCCAGGCTGATGAGGGCGTGATGGCGGTTGTCGACATGGTCGGCTACGGCATCGGCGGACCAGGGTGGAACGTGCCGCTGGACACGCCCGGCCTGGTTAATCCGGCAGACAGCATGGACGGGTTGACGACCGTGGCGATGCTGCCGGCGGCAAGCCCGGCGCCGGCTCCCGCTGCGACGAACGTAATCGTGCTCTGGACGTACGGCGTCAAGCGCGGCGACACGCTGTCGGCCATCGCGAAGCGGTATGGTACCACCGTCGGCACGCTGGCGACCATCAACCGCATCCGCAACGTCAACCGCATCTATGTCGGCCAGGCGCTGAAGATCCCGAAGGTCGTGGACGTTACGACGACCGACACCGGCACGACCGATGCCACCACCGACGTCATTCCGGGCAGCGTGCACACGGCTATCTGCAACCCGCTGATTAGCGTGACCGCGCCGCAGGTGAACGAGACGCTGGCTGGCAACTCGGTGCAGATCGTGGGTTCGGTCTCATTGCCGGCCGGTTTCGACCCGGGCTCGAGCGGCTTTTCGTTCTACAAGGTCGAGTGGGGCCAGGGCGTGAAGCCGATCCTGTTCAACGTGATCAATGACGTTCACTACAACACGGTCAGCGGCTCGACGCTTGAGACATGGGACATCACCAACCTGCCGAACGACGTCTACACGCTGCGCCTGTACGCCGTTAGCTCGCGCGGCAACTTCCCGCCGCCGTGCGAAGTGCGGGTCACGATCCAGAAGTAACCCAACCGCAGATCGAGTATTGCGGCCGGCCAATGATGTCCGGCCTTTTTGTTGCCTGCGCCCGGTCGCGGGTTGGCTGAACTGGGATGAATGGCTGTGCAGTCCCGAAGTGTTTCTGACGAGCCGCCCAGCGTCGGAGGCGCGCCGGCGAATCCCTTTCGGGTCTCGACGCTCGGAGCGGCGCTGGCAGTTCGTCGGTATACCCGCAATTCTCTATAACTTTGACAGTCATCCCGGCTGTGCTATACTGTGCCTGTCCCTGTGGAGGGATGGCAGAGTGGACGAATGCGGCGGTCTTGAAAACCGCTATGGCGCCTCGCGTCATCGGGGGTTCGAATCCCTCTCCCTCCGTCGGCCAGCCGCCTGCGCAGCACAATCAGGCTGGCACGAGGACACGATTGGGGAGGTGGCCGAGTGGTCGAAGGCGCCCGCCTGCTAAGTGGGTATAGGGGTGTAAAACCCTTATCGCGGGTTCAAATCCCGCCCTCTCCGCCAAATGGTAACGGCTCGCCCCAATCCGGGCGAGCCGGTTGATTTTTATCGGCCCGACCATCCTCTGCGCTCGATTTCCGACTATGTCCTGGGTTTACCTGATGATCGCCATTGTTTCCGAGGTGATCGCCACGTCGACGCTGAAAGCCACCGCGGGTTTCACCCGGCTGATTCCGTCCGTGATCGTCGTGCTCGGGTACGGCGCTTCGTTCTACTTCCTCTCCCTGACGCTCGACGAGATTCCGGTCGGCATCAGCTACGCGATCTGGTCGGGCATCGGCATCGTGCTCATCGCCGTGATCGGGTTGGTGGTATACAAACAGGCGCTGAGCATCCCGGAGATCATCGGGCTGGTACTCATTGGCGTCGGGATCGTCGTTATCAACCTGTCGTCCAGCAGCACCGCGCATTAGCGCCGGCTCAGTTCATAGCCCCATGCAGATCCTCGCCATATCCGATATTCACGGCAACCGTTCGCAACTGCGCGCCATCCTGGCGCAAGCCCGCCCCGCCGACCTGATCGTGCTGGCGGGCGACCTGACGCACCTCGGCAACCCCGACGAGGCGCAAGCGATCGTCGCGCTGTGCCGCCAGCACACACCGGAGGTGCTGACGGTGACCGGCAACTGCGACGACGCGCTGATCGAGAAATACATGGCGCTGGACGGGCATTCATTGACCGGCGCGGGGCGCATGGTGAGCGATACCGGTTTCTTCGGCGTCTCGGCCGCGCAACCGTTCATCGGCAACACCTGGGAAGTCGATGAGAGCCAGTTGGCGGCCTGGGCTGCGGCCGGCCATGCCGCCGTGGCGGACGCGCCGCGCAAGGCGCTGATCTCGCATCCGCCGCCGCACGGTTTCGTGGATATGTCGTACCACAAGACGCATGGCGGCAGCCGCGCCGTGCGCGAGGCGCTCGACCGGTACCGGGTCGACCTGCTGGTGTGCGGACACATTCACGAGGCGCGCGGTGTGGCCGCCTACAACGGCACGATGATCGTCAACTGCGGCCCGGCGTGGATGGGCTTCTACGTCGAGGTCGATTGGGACGAACGTCCCGTGGTTCAACTGCGGATGGCGGCGTAATACC is a window encoding:
- a CDS encoding superoxide dismutase family protein; this translates as MRRILVWGALIGFCLAAWAGSAAAQTASATAELKNAAGQVVGTATLVQASGGVRVTASVKGLQAGKHGIHIHAVGKCEGPDFTTAGGHFNPDGKQHGAQNPAGAHAGDLPNLTVAVDGSGAYDATAAKATLASGAPNSLFDADGSALVIHLSEDDEKTDPTGNSGARIACGVIALSVLPQSGADGTLPAPLWLAAIVGACAALGAAWRLRRA
- a CDS encoding LysM peptidoglycan-binding domain-containing protein → MNVQRRLFVALALVLSVATLLAAPAALQAAVNEPGQADEGVMAVVDMVGYGIGGPGWNVPLDTPGLVNPADSMDGLTTVAMLPAASPAPAPAATNVIVLWTYGVKRGDTLSAIAKRYGTTVGTLATINRIRNVNRIYVGQALKIPKVVDVTTTDTGTTDATTDVIPGSVHTAICNPLISVTAPQVNETLAGNSVQIVGSVSLPAGFDPGSSGFSFYKVEWGQGVKPILFNVINDVHYNTVSGSTLETWDITNLPNDVYTLRLYAVSSRGNFPPPCEVRVTIQK
- a CDS encoding metallophosphoesterase family protein, with product MQILAISDIHGNRSQLRAILAQARPADLIVLAGDLTHLGNPDEAQAIVALCRQHTPEVLTVTGNCDDALIEKYMALDGHSLTGAGRMVSDTGFFGVSAAQPFIGNTWEVDESQLAAWAAAGHAAVADAPRKALISHPPPHGFVDMSYHKTHGGSRAVREALDRYRVDLLVCGHIHEARGVAAYNGTMIVNCGPAWMGFYVEVDWDERPVVQLRMAA
- a CDS encoding multidrug efflux SMR transporter translates to MSWVYLMIAIVSEVIATSTLKATAGFTRLIPSVIVVLGYGASFYFLSLTLDEIPVGISYAIWSGIGIVLIAVIGLVVYKQALSIPEIIGLVLIGVGIVVINLSSSSTAH